A window from Pangasianodon hypophthalmus isolate fPanHyp1 chromosome 16, fPanHyp1.pri, whole genome shotgun sequence encodes these proteins:
- the rap1gapa gene encoding rap1 GTPase-activating protein 1 isoform X4: protein MPCSPFRIGRPKKFWKPRSCPPSDTLSGLTGRPHFLIRKQDGGEPRISSTLDATLLQAPLPYTAPAFLKTTDLFEMIERMQSNRMDEQRCALPPPLKTEEDYIPYPSVHEVLGRKSPFPLILLPQFGGYWIEGTNHELSNGNDLDQLLSPTSHIKLETNTTAKIYRKHFLGKEHFNYYTMDSALGHLVFSVKYEVIGDQEHLRLMLRSKLKTYHDVIPISCLTEFPNVVQMAKLVCEEVNVDRFFPVLYPKASRLIVTFDEHVISNNFKFGVIYQKFGQTVEEELFGNNEESPAFVEFLEFLGQKIELHDFRGFRGGLDVTHGQTGTESVYYNFHNKEVMFHVSTKLPYTEGDTQQLQRKRHIGNDIVAIVFQEENTPFVPDMIASNFLHAYIVVQVENACSDNVLYKVSVTARDDVPFFGPALPDPAIFKKGPEFHEFLYTKLINAEHACYKAEKFARLEERTRGALLETLYEELHINSQAMMGLGGDEEKLENGGGGGGGFFESFKRVIRNRSHSLDAMSFSIGKRAVSSSHSGSFTHNNNNDQLHSPEAHKYAGISLLVPGKSPSKYGRRGSAIGIGTIEESLIIPGKSPTRKKSGPFNSRRSSAIGIENIQEVQEKRIAALLSEDRTVLCVSLPSVSLRNGRLIMDSSNSRESSPSTQKTPDSGHISQEPKSENSSNQSSPEVLVTKNSSAMYFRAASIPEAHDLSRSSSNASSFASVVEENETEATEDYDTGMESLSSAGTPHKRDSFTYSTWLEDNVNNVSTTRRGSSPGTGKPPDGGKGNEQNRTDIRIRLDRPLDHKSTSNC, encoded by the exons GAAACAGGATGGAGGAGAGCCGCGTATCTCTAGCACTCTAGACGCCACActgctccaggctcccctgcccTACACTGCCCCTGCATTCCTGAAG ACTACTGATTTATTTGAAATGATTGAAAGAATGCAG AGCAACAGAATGGATGAACAGCGGTGTGCCCTTCCTCCACCCCTTAAA actGAGGAGGACTACATCCCATACCCCAGTGTTCATGAG GTGTTAGGCAGGAAAAGCCCTTTTCCTCTGATCCTGCTGCCTCAGTTCGGAGGTTACTGGATTGAAGGCACCAACCACGAGCTGAGCAATGGAAATGACCTGGATCAACTGCTGTCTCCTACATCCCACATCAAGCTGGAAACCAACACTACAGCCAAGATCTACAGGAAACACTTTTTGGGAAAG GAGCACTTTAATTACTACACAATGGACAGCGCTCTGGGCCACCTGGTCTTCTCAGTTAAATATGAAGTGATTGGGGACCAGGAGCACCTCCGTCTGATGTTAAG GAGCAAATTGAAGACATATCATGACGTGATCCCGATATCATGTCTGACTGAATTCCCCAACGTTGTCCAGATGGCCAAG cttgtgtgtgaggaggtgaACGTGGATCGCTTCTTCCCAGTGCTTTACCCAAAG GCATCGAGGCTTATTGTGACTTTTGATGAGCATGTCATCAGTAACAACTTCAAGTTCGGAGTAATATATCAGAAGTTTGGACAG ACGGTTGAGGAGGAGCTGTTTGGAAATAATGAGGAAAGTCCAGCATTTGTGGAGTTTTTAGAGTTTTTGGGTCAGAAGATTGAGCTCCATGATTTCAGAGG TTTTCGGGGAGGCTTGGACGTGACACACGGACAAACAGGCACAGAATCAGTCTACTACAACTTCCATAACAAAGAGGTCATGTTCCACGTATCCACCAAGCTCCCCTACACTGAAGGTGACACTCAGCAG CTGCAGAGGAAGAGACATATTGGAAATGACATTGTGGCCATTGTGTTTCAAGAGGAGAACACTCCATTTGTGCCAGACATGATCGCATCAAACTTCCTGCATGCCTACATCGTGGTACAAGTGGAGAATGCGTGTTCTGACAATGTCCTGTACAAG GTGTCAGTGACTGCGAGAGATGATGTCCCATTCTTTGGACCGGCCCTACCTGATCCTGCCATATTCAAGAAA GGACCAGAGTTTCATGAGTTTTTATATACAAAGCTAATCAACGCCGAGCATGCCTGCTACAAAGCTGAGAAGTTTGCCAGACTAGAG GAGCGTACTCGAGGAGCTCTGCTGGAGACGCTGTACGAAGAGCTGCATATCAACAGTCAGGCCATGATGGGGCTCGGCGGGGATGAGGAGAAGCTGGagaatggaggaggaggaggagggggctTCTTCGAGTCTTTTAAG CGGGTGATCCGCAACAGGAGCCACTCTCTGGATGCCATGAGTTTCAGTATTGGGAAGCGCGCGGTCTCCTCTAGTCACAGCGGCAGTTTTacccacaacaacaacaacgatcAGCTGCACTCACCAGAGGCCCACAAATACGCTGGGATA TCATTGCTTGTTCCAGGGAAAAGTCCCAGTAAATACGGACGCCGCGGCAGTGCCATAGGGATAGGAACAATAGAAGAG TCTCTGATCATTCCTGGGAAAAGTCCGACGAGGAAAAAGTCTGGCCCATTCAACTCTCGCAGGAGCAGTGCCATCGGCATCGAGAACATCCAGGAGGTGCAGGAGAAAAG GATTGCTGCGCTCTTgtcagaggacaggacagtgctctgtgtctctctgcccAGCGTCAGTCTCAGGAACGGCAGACTCATCATGGATTCCTCCAA caGCAGGGAGAGTTCTCCGAGCACACAGAAGACTCCTGACAGTGGACACATATCACAGGAACCCAAGTCTGAAAACTCGTCCAATCAGAGCTCACCTGAGGTCCTTGTCACTAAGAACAG cTCAGCCATGTACTTCAGAGCTGCTTCTATCCCTGAAGCACATGACTTGTCACGCTCCTCCTCGAATGCGAGCAGCTTTGCCAGTGTGGTGGAGGAGAACGAGACCGAGGCCACTGAGGACTACGATACAGGCATG GAAAGTCTGTCATCAGCAGGAACACCACACAAGCGAGACTCATTCACCTACAGCACATGGCTGGAGGACAATGTAAACAATGTCAGTACCACCAGAAGGGGAAGCTCTCCTG GTACAGGCAAACCTCCCGACGGTGGTAAAGGTAATGAGCAGAACCGGACAGACATCCGCATCAGACTAGATCGACCGCTTGATCATAAGTCTACATCG AACTGCTAG
- the rap1gapa gene encoding rap1 GTPase-activating protein 1 isoform X7 translates to MMPQRKRSFTFGAYGGVDKTFSRTRSLWKPRSCPPSDTLSGLTGRPHFLIRKQDGGEPRISSTLDATLLQAPLPYTAPAFLKTTDLFEMIERMQSNRMDEQRCALPPPLKTEEDYIPYPSVHEVLGRKSPFPLILLPQFGGYWIEGTNHELSNGNDLDQLLSPTSHIKLETNTTAKIYRKHFLGKEHFNYYTMDSALGHLVFSVKYEVIGDQEHLRLMLRSKLKTYHDVIPISCLTEFPNVVQMAKLVCEEVNVDRFFPVLYPKASRLIVTFDEHVISNNFKFGVIYQKFGQTVEEELFGNNEESPAFVEFLEFLGQKIELHDFRGFRGGLDVTHGQTGTESVYYNFHNKEVMFHVSTKLPYTEGDTQQLQRKRHIGNDIVAIVFQEENTPFVPDMIASNFLHAYIVVQVENACSDNVLYKVSVTARDDVPFFGPALPDPAIFKKGPEFHEFLYTKLINAEHACYKAEKFARLEERTRGALLETLYEELHINSQAMMGLGGDEEKLENGGGGGGGFFESFKRVIRNRSHSLDAMSFSIGKRAVSSSHSGSFTHNNNNDQLHSPEAHKYAGISLLVPGKSPSKYGRRGSAIGIGTIEESLIIPGKSPTRKKSGPFNSRRSSAIGIENIQEVQEKSSRESSPSTQKTPDSGHISQEPKSENSSNQSSPEVLVTKNSSAMYFRAASIPEAHDLSRSSSNASSFASVVEENETEATEDYDTGMESLSSAGTPHKRDSFTYSTWLEDNVNNVSTTRRGSSPGTGKPPDGGKGNEQNRTDIRIRLDRPLDHKSTSNC, encoded by the exons GAAACAGGATGGAGGAGAGCCGCGTATCTCTAGCACTCTAGACGCCACActgctccaggctcccctgcccTACACTGCCCCTGCATTCCTGAAG ACTACTGATTTATTTGAAATGATTGAAAGAATGCAG AGCAACAGAATGGATGAACAGCGGTGTGCCCTTCCTCCACCCCTTAAA actGAGGAGGACTACATCCCATACCCCAGTGTTCATGAG GTGTTAGGCAGGAAAAGCCCTTTTCCTCTGATCCTGCTGCCTCAGTTCGGAGGTTACTGGATTGAAGGCACCAACCACGAGCTGAGCAATGGAAATGACCTGGATCAACTGCTGTCTCCTACATCCCACATCAAGCTGGAAACCAACACTACAGCCAAGATCTACAGGAAACACTTTTTGGGAAAG GAGCACTTTAATTACTACACAATGGACAGCGCTCTGGGCCACCTGGTCTTCTCAGTTAAATATGAAGTGATTGGGGACCAGGAGCACCTCCGTCTGATGTTAAG GAGCAAATTGAAGACATATCATGACGTGATCCCGATATCATGTCTGACTGAATTCCCCAACGTTGTCCAGATGGCCAAG cttgtgtgtgaggaggtgaACGTGGATCGCTTCTTCCCAGTGCTTTACCCAAAG GCATCGAGGCTTATTGTGACTTTTGATGAGCATGTCATCAGTAACAACTTCAAGTTCGGAGTAATATATCAGAAGTTTGGACAG ACGGTTGAGGAGGAGCTGTTTGGAAATAATGAGGAAAGTCCAGCATTTGTGGAGTTTTTAGAGTTTTTGGGTCAGAAGATTGAGCTCCATGATTTCAGAGG TTTTCGGGGAGGCTTGGACGTGACACACGGACAAACAGGCACAGAATCAGTCTACTACAACTTCCATAACAAAGAGGTCATGTTCCACGTATCCACCAAGCTCCCCTACACTGAAGGTGACACTCAGCAG CTGCAGAGGAAGAGACATATTGGAAATGACATTGTGGCCATTGTGTTTCAAGAGGAGAACACTCCATTTGTGCCAGACATGATCGCATCAAACTTCCTGCATGCCTACATCGTGGTACAAGTGGAGAATGCGTGTTCTGACAATGTCCTGTACAAG GTGTCAGTGACTGCGAGAGATGATGTCCCATTCTTTGGACCGGCCCTACCTGATCCTGCCATATTCAAGAAA GGACCAGAGTTTCATGAGTTTTTATATACAAAGCTAATCAACGCCGAGCATGCCTGCTACAAAGCTGAGAAGTTTGCCAGACTAGAG GAGCGTACTCGAGGAGCTCTGCTGGAGACGCTGTACGAAGAGCTGCATATCAACAGTCAGGCCATGATGGGGCTCGGCGGGGATGAGGAGAAGCTGGagaatggaggaggaggaggagggggctTCTTCGAGTCTTTTAAG CGGGTGATCCGCAACAGGAGCCACTCTCTGGATGCCATGAGTTTCAGTATTGGGAAGCGCGCGGTCTCCTCTAGTCACAGCGGCAGTTTTacccacaacaacaacaacgatcAGCTGCACTCACCAGAGGCCCACAAATACGCTGGGATA TCATTGCTTGTTCCAGGGAAAAGTCCCAGTAAATACGGACGCCGCGGCAGTGCCATAGGGATAGGAACAATAGAAGAG TCTCTGATCATTCCTGGGAAAAGTCCGACGAGGAAAAAGTCTGGCCCATTCAACTCTCGCAGGAGCAGTGCCATCGGCATCGAGAACATCCAGGAGGTGCAGGAGAAAAG caGCAGGGAGAGTTCTCCGAGCACACAGAAGACTCCTGACAGTGGACACATATCACAGGAACCCAAGTCTGAAAACTCGTCCAATCAGAGCTCACCTGAGGTCCTTGTCACTAAGAACAG cTCAGCCATGTACTTCAGAGCTGCTTCTATCCCTGAAGCACATGACTTGTCACGCTCCTCCTCGAATGCGAGCAGCTTTGCCAGTGTGGTGGAGGAGAACGAGACCGAGGCCACTGAGGACTACGATACAGGCATG GAAAGTCTGTCATCAGCAGGAACACCACACAAGCGAGACTCATTCACCTACAGCACATGGCTGGAGGACAATGTAAACAATGTCAGTACCACCAGAAGGGGAAGCTCTCCTG GTACAGGCAAACCTCCCGACGGTGGTAAAGGTAATGAGCAGAACCGGACAGACATCCGCATCAGACTAGATCGACCGCTTGATCATAAGTCTACATCG AACTGCTAG
- the rap1gapa gene encoding rap1 GTPase-activating protein 1 isoform X11, which yields MPCSPFRIGRPKKFWKQDGGEPRISSTLDATLLQAPLPYTAPAFLKSNRMDEQRCALPPPLKTEEDYIPYPSVHEVLGRKSPFPLILLPQFGGYWIEGTNHELSNGNDLDQLLSPTSHIKLETNTTAKIYRKHFLGKEHFNYYTMDSALGHLVFSVKYEVIGDQEHLRLMLRSKLKTYHDVIPISCLTEFPNVVQMAKLVCEEVNVDRFFPVLYPKASRLIVTFDEHVISNNFKFGVIYQKFGQTVEEELFGNNEESPAFVEFLEFLGQKIELHDFRGFRGGLDVTHGQTGTESVYYNFHNKEVMFHVSTKLPYTEGDTQQLQRKRHIGNDIVAIVFQEENTPFVPDMIASNFLHAYIVVQVENACSDNVLYKVSVTARDDVPFFGPALPDPAIFKKGPEFHEFLYTKLINAEHACYKAEKFARLEERTRGALLETLYEELHINSQAMMGLGGDEEKLENGGGGGGGFFESFKRVIRNRSHSLDAMSFSIGKRAVSSSHSGSFTHNNNNDQLHSPEAHKYAGISLLVPGKSPSKYGRRGSAIGIGTIEESLIIPGKSPTRKKSGPFNSRRSSAIGIENIQEVQEKRIAALLSEDRTVLCVSLPSVSLRNGRLIMDSSNSRESSPSTQKTPDSGHISQEPKSENSSNQSSPEVLVTKNSSAMYFRAASIPEAHDLSRSSSNASSFASVVEENETEATEDYDTGMESLSSAGTPHKRDSFTYSTWLEDNVNNVSTTRRGSSPGTGKPPDGGKGNEQNRTDIRIRLDRPLDHKSTSNC from the exons GAAACAGGATGGAGGAGAGCCGCGTATCTCTAGCACTCTAGACGCCACActgctccaggctcccctgcccTACACTGCCCCTGCATTCCTGAAG AGCAACAGAATGGATGAACAGCGGTGTGCCCTTCCTCCACCCCTTAAA actGAGGAGGACTACATCCCATACCCCAGTGTTCATGAG GTGTTAGGCAGGAAAAGCCCTTTTCCTCTGATCCTGCTGCCTCAGTTCGGAGGTTACTGGATTGAAGGCACCAACCACGAGCTGAGCAATGGAAATGACCTGGATCAACTGCTGTCTCCTACATCCCACATCAAGCTGGAAACCAACACTACAGCCAAGATCTACAGGAAACACTTTTTGGGAAAG GAGCACTTTAATTACTACACAATGGACAGCGCTCTGGGCCACCTGGTCTTCTCAGTTAAATATGAAGTGATTGGGGACCAGGAGCACCTCCGTCTGATGTTAAG GAGCAAATTGAAGACATATCATGACGTGATCCCGATATCATGTCTGACTGAATTCCCCAACGTTGTCCAGATGGCCAAG cttgtgtgtgaggaggtgaACGTGGATCGCTTCTTCCCAGTGCTTTACCCAAAG GCATCGAGGCTTATTGTGACTTTTGATGAGCATGTCATCAGTAACAACTTCAAGTTCGGAGTAATATATCAGAAGTTTGGACAG ACGGTTGAGGAGGAGCTGTTTGGAAATAATGAGGAAAGTCCAGCATTTGTGGAGTTTTTAGAGTTTTTGGGTCAGAAGATTGAGCTCCATGATTTCAGAGG TTTTCGGGGAGGCTTGGACGTGACACACGGACAAACAGGCACAGAATCAGTCTACTACAACTTCCATAACAAAGAGGTCATGTTCCACGTATCCACCAAGCTCCCCTACACTGAAGGTGACACTCAGCAG CTGCAGAGGAAGAGACATATTGGAAATGACATTGTGGCCATTGTGTTTCAAGAGGAGAACACTCCATTTGTGCCAGACATGATCGCATCAAACTTCCTGCATGCCTACATCGTGGTACAAGTGGAGAATGCGTGTTCTGACAATGTCCTGTACAAG GTGTCAGTGACTGCGAGAGATGATGTCCCATTCTTTGGACCGGCCCTACCTGATCCTGCCATATTCAAGAAA GGACCAGAGTTTCATGAGTTTTTATATACAAAGCTAATCAACGCCGAGCATGCCTGCTACAAAGCTGAGAAGTTTGCCAGACTAGAG GAGCGTACTCGAGGAGCTCTGCTGGAGACGCTGTACGAAGAGCTGCATATCAACAGTCAGGCCATGATGGGGCTCGGCGGGGATGAGGAGAAGCTGGagaatggaggaggaggaggagggggctTCTTCGAGTCTTTTAAG CGGGTGATCCGCAACAGGAGCCACTCTCTGGATGCCATGAGTTTCAGTATTGGGAAGCGCGCGGTCTCCTCTAGTCACAGCGGCAGTTTTacccacaacaacaacaacgatcAGCTGCACTCACCAGAGGCCCACAAATACGCTGGGATA TCATTGCTTGTTCCAGGGAAAAGTCCCAGTAAATACGGACGCCGCGGCAGTGCCATAGGGATAGGAACAATAGAAGAG TCTCTGATCATTCCTGGGAAAAGTCCGACGAGGAAAAAGTCTGGCCCATTCAACTCTCGCAGGAGCAGTGCCATCGGCATCGAGAACATCCAGGAGGTGCAGGAGAAAAG GATTGCTGCGCTCTTgtcagaggacaggacagtgctctgtgtctctctgcccAGCGTCAGTCTCAGGAACGGCAGACTCATCATGGATTCCTCCAA caGCAGGGAGAGTTCTCCGAGCACACAGAAGACTCCTGACAGTGGACACATATCACAGGAACCCAAGTCTGAAAACTCGTCCAATCAGAGCTCACCTGAGGTCCTTGTCACTAAGAACAG cTCAGCCATGTACTTCAGAGCTGCTTCTATCCCTGAAGCACATGACTTGTCACGCTCCTCCTCGAATGCGAGCAGCTTTGCCAGTGTGGTGGAGGAGAACGAGACCGAGGCCACTGAGGACTACGATACAGGCATG GAAAGTCTGTCATCAGCAGGAACACCACACAAGCGAGACTCATTCACCTACAGCACATGGCTGGAGGACAATGTAAACAATGTCAGTACCACCAGAAGGGGAAGCTCTCCTG GTACAGGCAAACCTCCCGACGGTGGTAAAGGTAATGAGCAGAACCGGACAGACATCCGCATCAGACTAGATCGACCGCTTGATCATAAGTCTACATCG AACTGCTAG